From a region of the Miscanthus floridulus cultivar M001 unplaced genomic scaffold, ASM1932011v1 fs_311_2_3, whole genome shotgun sequence genome:
- the LOC136531258 gene encoding uncharacterized protein — protein MALLTLSWWPMLSPWLSPAAAWFIFFNAVVGAIAVMSTSGAQAGQAGGGAGATPSSRRRLCRSGSSMVLDRLRSFFIFPMGQLPIDESSAASGSYCCSPEAEAASATQACAPERSPQALAAATTAIRAAQPSAPVAMATAEDHAPPALPMEEEDKAETEAEAEKEQDHDESISLDEAYALAQRHCAQPPASPPPAAAASAALSMEHKKKPAKVVADWRRVSKAGEALEGKAELNARAELFIRQFREDLRLQRLNSILKHTHALSSPTAAR, from the coding sequence ATGGCGCTTCTAACGCTATCGTGGTGGCCGATGCTGTCGCCGTGGCTCAGCCCCGCCGCGGCGTGGTTCATCTTCTTCAACGCAGTCGTCGGCGCCATCGCCGTCATGTCTACCAGCGGCGCGCAGGCAGGGCAGGCCGGCGGCGGGGCCGGGGCCACGCCGTCGTCTCGGCGCAGGCTCTGCCGCAGCGGGTCATCTATGGTCCTGGATCGTCTCCGGTCCTTCTTCATCTTTCCCATGGGTCAGCTGCCGATCGATGAAAGCAGTGCTGCCTCGGGCTCGTACTGCTGCTCGCCAGAAGCAGAGGCGGCGTCCGCGACTCAGGCGTGCGCGCCTGAGCGCAGTCCACAGGCGCTGGCGGCCGCAACAACAGCGATCAGGGCCGCGCAACCGAGCGCGCCTGTGGCGATGGCAACAGCGGAGGACCACGCTCCTCCGGCACTGCCaatggaggaggaggacaaggcagagacagaggcagaggcagagaaGGAGCAAGACCATGATGAGTCCATCAGCTTGGACGAGGCGTACGCGCTAGCCCAGCGGCATTGCGCGCAGCCACCGGCGTCGCCaccgccagcagcagcagcctctGCTGCGTTGTCGATGGAGCACAAGAAGAAGCCAGCGAAGGTGGTGGCGGACTGGCGGAGGGTATCAAAAGCAGGGGAGGCGCTGGAGGGGAAGGCGGAGTTGAACGCGCGCGCAGAGCTGTTCATCCGGCAGTTCCGGGAGGACCTCAGGCTGCAGAGGCTCAATTCCATCCTCAAGCACACCCACGCCCTGAGCTCCCCAACGGCGGCGCGGTAG